The following proteins are co-located in the Gloeocapsa sp. PCC 7428 genome:
- a CDS encoding uracil-xanthine permease family protein, with translation MTKVKVTSEERVDVKPASGLIYGLNDRPPFVEAALAAAQHVLAIFVGIITPPLLISNALQLSPVDTAYIVSMSLFISGVATFIQAKKIGPIGSGLLSIQGTSFSFLGPIIAAGTAVIEAGGTPESALSLIFGLCFFGSFIEIFLSRFLHLVRKIITPLVTGTIVSIIGLTLIKTAIISIGGGVVAQRNNTFGSPQSLGVAALVLITIIVLNISKNPILRMSSVVIGLIIGYVVASFLGMVNFSGLQGLPVIAAPIPFRYGLSFNFAAFIPFILLYLITTIESIGDLTATSAVSGEPIKGSVYIRRIKGGVLGDGVNSLIAAVFNTFPNTTFSQNNGVIQITGVGSRYIGYFIAVILALLGLFPIVGGIFRSLPQPVLGGATLIMFGSIVVAGINILSSVQLDRRALIVVGTSLAIGLGVTYVPEILDATPTLVKSIFSSGISAGGLTAIVLNWILPQELSESSLEEDEMSSEDLASEA, from the coding sequence ATGACAAAAGTTAAAGTCACATCTGAAGAACGTGTTGATGTTAAGCCAGCGAGTGGGTTAATTTATGGTCTAAACGATAGACCACCATTTGTAGAAGCTGCGCTAGCAGCGGCACAGCACGTACTAGCGATATTTGTCGGTATCATTACTCCACCACTTTTGATTAGTAATGCGTTGCAGTTATCGCCAGTAGATACAGCATACATTGTGAGTATGTCACTGTTTATCTCAGGCGTTGCAACGTTTATTCAAGCAAAAAAGATTGGACCAATTGGCTCAGGTTTATTGAGTATTCAGGGGACAAGCTTTTCGTTTTTAGGTCCGATCATCGCCGCAGGAACCGCAGTCATTGAAGCTGGGGGTACGCCTGAAAGTGCGTTAAGTCTCATCTTTGGTTTATGCTTCTTTGGTTCATTTATCGAAATCTTCTTGAGTCGCTTTCTGCATTTGGTAAGGAAGATTATTACCCCGCTGGTTACAGGTACAATCGTCAGCATCATTGGCTTGACGCTGATTAAAACAGCCATCATTAGTATCGGTGGAGGAGTTGTTGCGCAGCGAAATAATACTTTCGGTAGTCCTCAAAGTTTAGGAGTTGCAGCGTTAGTCCTCATCACAATTATTGTCCTCAATATCAGCAAAAATCCAATCTTGCGGATGAGTTCTGTTGTGATAGGACTAATTATCGGCTACGTTGTGGCTAGTTTTTTGGGAATGGTCAACTTTAGTGGTTTGCAAGGACTACCTGTGATTGCAGCGCCTATTCCATTTCGGTACGGACTGAGTTTCAACTTTGCCGCATTTATTCCGTTTATTCTGCTGTATCTGATCACAACGATTGAATCGATCGGTGATTTGACAGCAACATCGGCGGTATCGGGTGAACCAATTAAAGGCAGCGTCTATATTCGGAGAATCAAAGGTGGAGTGCTAGGAGATGGCGTTAATTCCTTAATTGCTGCTGTCTTTAATACATTTCCAAATACGACATTTAGTCAAAATAACGGCGTAATTCAAATCACTGGGGTTGGTAGCCGTTATATCGGTTATTTTATTGCCGTTATTCTTGCCCTATTAGGTTTATTTCCAATCGTTGGTGGCATTTTTCGCAGCCTACCGCAGCCTGTTCTCGGTGGCGCTACACTCATTATGTTTGGCTCGATTGTTGTCGCTGGTATTAATATTCTTTCGTCGGTTCAACTCGATCGCCGTGCGTTAATCGTTGTCGGAACATCGCTGGCAATTGGGTTAGGTGTGACGTATGTTCCTGAAATCCTTGATGCAACGCCAACACTCGTGAAAAGTATTTTTTCTTCAGGAATCTCAGCCGGTGGACTAACAGCAATTGTTTTAAACTGGATACTTCCCCAAGAACTGAGCGAAAGTAGCCTAGAAGAAGACGAAATGAGTTCTGAGGACTTAGCTTCCGAAGCATAG
- the uraH gene encoding hydroxyisourate hydrolase, which yields MAGKLTTHVLDTAHGCPAINMVVELWLIDAQSGQKTLLKTITTNNDGRTDAPLLFDEELKVGVYELVFVVHDYFAQKLDNLPNPPFLNRIPLQFGIADTTAHYHVPLLVSPWSYSTYRGS from the coding sequence ATGGCAGGTAAACTAACTACGCACGTTCTAGATACAGCGCACGGTTGTCCGGCTATTAATATGGTCGTTGAGCTATGGCTGATAGATGCTCAATCTGGACAAAAAACACTACTGAAAACTATCACGACAAACAATGACGGTCGCACTGATGCACCTTTGCTATTTGATGAAGAACTCAAAGTTGGTGTGTATGAATTAGTTTTCGTCGTGCATGATTATTTTGCACAAAAGTTAGATAATTTGCCTAATCCGCCTTTTCTTAATCGTATCCCGCTGCAATTTGGTATTGCTGACACTACAGCACATTATCACGTTCCTTTATTAGTGTCTCCTTGGTCATACAGTACCTATCGCGGTAGCTAA
- a CDS encoding RNA-binding protein gives MSVYVGNLSYEVTQEDLSAVFAEYGSVKRVQLPTDRETGRVRGFGFVEMDTEAEEDLAIDALDGAEWMGRTLRVNKAKPRENRTSFSGGGNRRNGNYSARY, from the coding sequence ATGTCAGTTTATGTAGGTAACTTATCCTACGAGGTTACACAAGAAGACCTCAGCGCAGTTTTTGCAGAATATGGTTCTGTAAAACGCGTTCAATTACCCACTGACCGTGAAACTGGTCGGGTACGTGGCTTCGGCTTCGTAGAAATGGATACAGAGGCAGAGGAAGACTTAGCGATTGATGCGCTTGACGGCGCAGAATGGATGGGACGAACCTTGCGAGTCAACAAGGCGAAACCCAGAGAAAATCGCACTTCATTTAGTGGTGGTGGTAATCGTCGAAATGGTAATTACTCGGCTCGCTACTAA
- a CDS encoding ABC transporter ATP-binding protein — protein MFLEIHNLSKHFATKEGNLVVLKDINMIIEQGEFICAVGASGSGKSTLLRQIAGLDTPTTGEVRIDGKRITSPGPDRGMVFQHYTLYPWMNVQENTEFGLKLQGVPKKERREQASYYLNVVGLTRFARSLPKELSGGMKQRVAIARALASEPDVLLMDEPFGALDVHTKESMHEFMLDLWQRTNITIFMITHDVEEAVFLSNRIYALGARPGTVRKEMVINLPHRTHTVKRHSIFHDYRDELMELLRRHGQEAVAAVA, from the coding sequence ATGTTTTTGGAAATCCATAATCTGAGTAAGCACTTTGCAACCAAAGAGGGAAACTTAGTTGTCCTCAAAGACATCAATATGATAATTGAGCAGGGCGAGTTTATCTGTGCAGTCGGTGCATCAGGTTCAGGCAAATCTACTCTGTTGCGACAAATTGCAGGACTTGATACCCCTACCACTGGAGAAGTCAGAATTGATGGCAAGCGCATCACATCACCAGGACCCGATCGCGGTATGGTGTTTCAGCACTATACGCTTTACCCTTGGATGAACGTGCAGGAGAATACCGAGTTTGGGTTAAAACTGCAAGGCGTACCGAAGAAAGAACGACGCGAACAAGCGAGTTACTATCTGAATGTGGTTGGACTGACACGATTTGCGAGATCTTTACCAAAAGAACTATCCGGCGGGATGAAGCAGCGAGTGGCGATCGCGCGGGCGCTAGCCTCAGAACCTGATGTTTTATTAATGGATGAACCTTTCGGCGCGTTGGATGTTCACACCAAAGAATCGATGCACGAATTCATGCTCGATCTCTGGCAGCGTACTAACATTACAATTTTTATGATCACCCACGATGTTGAAGAAGCTGTCTTTCTCTCGAACCGCATTTATGCGTTAGGTGCGCGCCCTGGTACTGTGCGCAAAGAGATGGTCATCAACTTACCACATCGCACCCATACAGTAAAACGTCACTCAATTTTCCACGATTACCGCGACGAATTAATGGAGTTACTCCGCCGACACGGGCAAGAAGCCGTTGCAGCAGTCGCTTAA
- a CDS encoding globin family protein, whose protein sequence is MALQVEVLEQSFERVKPYANEFAASFYNNLLTDYPQLQPLFAKTDMDQQHQKLIMSLILVVSNLRNPELLKITLQNLGARHVSYGTLQQHYPMVGAALLKTFESYLGKDWTPEVKQAWADAYGVLAEMMLEGAQSAEKSSMAPSPQLNSATVSTPGLISANFPPQQESPQSIQHSESDAAVMSTSVSRPSINLKLILLIAIVAGLLGLGIFYYSRSQQDNGNIRSVTESAKII, encoded by the coding sequence ATGGCGCTTCAGGTTGAAGTTCTAGAACAAAGTTTTGAGCGTGTTAAACCTTATGCTAATGAGTTTGCTGCTAGCTTTTACAACAATTTGCTAACCGACTATCCTCAACTTCAGCCTTTATTTGCCAAAACTGATATGGATCAGCAGCATCAAAAGCTAATCATGTCTTTAATATTAGTCGTTAGCAATCTGCGTAATCCTGAACTTTTGAAAATAACGCTGCAAAACCTAGGTGCAAGACACGTCAGCTATGGCACACTACAGCAACACTATCCAATGGTGGGTGCAGCATTGTTGAAAACTTTTGAATCGTACTTAGGTAAAGACTGGACACCAGAAGTTAAGCAAGCATGGGCAGATGCATATGGAGTGCTTGCGGAAATGATGCTCGAAGGAGCGCAGTCTGCTGAAAAATCGTCAATGGCACCATCACCCCAGTTGAATAGTGCAACTGTAAGCACGCCAGGATTGATATCTGCGAATTTTCCCCCGCAGCAGGAGTCACCGCAGTCTATTCAACATAGTGAGAGTGACGCAGCTGTCATGTCAACTTCAGTTAGCAGACCTAGCATCAATCTGAAATTAATCCTGTTGATTGCTATCGTAGCTGGTTTACTAGGTTTAGGGATTTTCTATTACTCTCGTTCACAACAAGATAACGGTAATATAAGATCTGTTACCGAATCTGCAAAAATTATATAG
- a CDS encoding microcompartments protein, which produces MGIELRSYVFLDRLQPQHAAYMGTVALGFLPLPGDASLWIEISPGIEINRIMDIALKSTSVRPGVQVVERLYGLLEVHSSNQGDTRTAGKAILETLGVRERERLKPYVISSQIIRNIDAHHTQLINRTRRGQMILAGQTLYVMEVQPAAYAALAANEAEKAALINILEIQAVGSFGRLYLGGEERDILAGSSAALAAIENVVGRENPAMGRRE; this is translated from the coding sequence TTGGGTATAGAATTACGCAGTTATGTATTTCTAGACAGGTTGCAGCCTCAGCACGCAGCTTATATGGGGACAGTAGCGTTAGGTTTCTTACCTTTGCCAGGCGATGCTTCACTGTGGATTGAAATCTCACCAGGTATAGAAATTAACCGAATTATGGACATTGCCCTAAAATCAACTTCTGTACGCCCAGGAGTGCAAGTTGTCGAACGCCTCTACGGACTTCTGGAAGTTCATTCAAGTAACCAAGGCGATACGCGGACTGCGGGTAAGGCAATTTTAGAGACATTAGGTGTCCGCGAGCGCGAACGTCTCAAACCATACGTTATTTCCAGCCAAATTATCCGCAATATTGACGCGCATCATACACAATTAATCAATCGCACGCGTAGAGGACAAATGATTTTAGCAGGACAAACGCTTTATGTGATGGAAGTTCAGCCAGCGGCTTATGCTGCTTTAGCCGCGAATGAAGCCGAGAAAGCAGCTTTAATTAACATTTTAGAAATTCAGGCAGTTGGCAGCTTTGGACGCCTCTATTTAGGTGGAGAAGAACGAGACATTTTAGCAGGTTCGAGTGCTGCATTAGCAGCAATTGAAAACGTTGTGGGACGTGAAAACCCTGCAATGGGGCGTAGGGAATAG
- the hpxO gene encoding FAD-dependent urate hydroxylase HpxO yields the protein MYNLKVVVIGAGIGGLTTGISLRQAGFEVEIYDRVKELRPAGAGISLWSNGVKVLNRLGLGEKMAQIGGQMDRMQYLTKTGELLNDIDLQPLVEEVGQRPYPVARTDLQQMLLDAYPGEVNLNHKCIGVEEDAQGVTAIFENGHCATGDLLVAADGIHSILRRYVLNEEVQPKYGTYVNWNGLVPASEDLAPKNSWAIYVGDHKRVSMMPVARDRFYFFFDVPLPKGTPANPDYRADLAEHFQGWAQPVQLLIERLEPSQTNRVEIHDVGPINKMVRGRVALLGDSAHATCPDLGQGGCQAMEDGLVLTQYLLTTNLGVEYALQRYEAERKERTGAVVQKARRRAEMIHGVDPDITQKWYQQLAQEDPTDVTSAISKVILAGPLH from the coding sequence ATGTATAACCTCAAGGTTGTGGTCATCGGTGCAGGAATCGGCGGTTTAACCACAGGAATCTCGCTACGTCAAGCCGGATTCGAGGTAGAAATTTACGATCGCGTCAAAGAATTACGCCCAGCAGGTGCAGGAATATCGCTGTGGTCAAACGGCGTAAAAGTCCTCAATCGCCTTGGTTTAGGTGAGAAAATGGCGCAAATCGGCGGACAAATGGATCGAATGCAGTATCTGACTAAAACTGGTGAATTACTCAATGATATCGATTTGCAGCCCTTGGTTGAAGAAGTCGGGCAACGTCCTTATCCTGTGGCGCGCACAGATTTGCAACAAATGCTACTCGATGCTTATCCAGGTGAGGTGAACCTCAATCATAAATGTATTGGGGTAGAAGAGGATGCACAAGGAGTCACCGCCATTTTTGAAAATGGACACTGTGCTACAGGTGATTTACTCGTTGCTGCTGATGGAATTCATTCAATTTTGCGGCGCTATGTGTTAAATGAAGAAGTGCAACCAAAATACGGCACTTATGTTAACTGGAACGGCTTAGTACCTGCGAGTGAAGATTTAGCACCAAAGAATAGTTGGGCGATTTATGTAGGAGATCACAAGCGCGTGTCGATGATGCCAGTAGCACGCGATCGCTTCTATTTCTTTTTTGACGTACCCCTACCCAAAGGAACACCTGCCAACCCAGATTACCGTGCAGATCTCGCGGAACATTTTCAAGGGTGGGCGCAACCAGTCCAATTGCTGATTGAGCGTTTAGAGCCGTCTCAAACCAACCGCGTTGAAATTCACGACGTAGGACCTATAAATAAAATGGTACGCGGTAGAGTGGCTTTATTAGGAGATTCTGCCCACGCAACCTGTCCCGATTTGGGGCAAGGTGGTTGTCAAGCAATGGAAGATGGACTTGTTTTAACACAATATCTACTCACAACTAATTTGGGCGTAGAATACGCCTTGCAGCGTTACGAAGCCGAACGCAAAGAGCGAACAGGTGCTGTTGTTCAAAAGGCACGCCGACGAGCAGAAATGATTCACGGTGTCGATCCAGACATTACGCAGAAGTGGTATCAACAACTCGCCCAAGAAGATCCCACCGATGTCACAAGTGCGATTTCTAAAGTTATTTTGGCAGGACCATTACATTAG
- a CDS encoding ABC transporter permease gives MSQSVNHRSIRSLLKPKTMRSTVFWRLNEDIPRSLSSVLMVTSIALPLVLWWLVTTFGNIDPTFLPSPADVLEAFGRLWSTRELLKDTVASLWRVGVGFLFAALVSIPIGVLMGSFASIRALLEPLFGLMRYMPAPAFIPLLILYLGIGEEPKIMLIFIGVFFFNSLMVMDTVKFVPKDLIESTYMLGGNRWEVLTQVILPHVLPGIIDACRINLAAAWQLVIVSELIAANEGLGRRISVAGRFLRTDEIFVGLIVIGIIGLAFDLLFQYLLRVSCKWASQKR, from the coding sequence ATGAGTCAAAGCGTTAATCATCGCTCAATTCGCTCGCTGCTCAAACCAAAAACAATGCGTTCCACTGTTTTCTGGCGGCTGAATGAAGATATTCCGAGGTCGTTGAGCAGTGTATTGATGGTTACATCAATTGCCTTGCCATTAGTCCTATGGTGGTTAGTAACAACGTTTGGTAACATTGACCCAACGTTTTTACCTTCGCCTGCGGACGTTCTAGAAGCGTTTGGCAGATTGTGGAGTACCCGCGAACTTCTGAAAGACACTGTAGCGAGTTTATGGCGAGTTGGTGTTGGTTTTCTATTTGCGGCACTCGTTTCGATTCCGATTGGCGTGCTGATGGGTAGTTTTGCGAGTATTCGGGCTTTGCTCGAACCACTCTTTGGTTTAATGCGCTATATGCCTGCTCCCGCATTTATTCCGCTACTTATTTTATATTTAGGCATTGGCGAAGAACCAAAAATTATGCTGATCTTTATTGGGGTCTTTTTCTTTAACTCGCTAATGGTCATGGATACAGTCAAGTTTGTCCCCAAAGACCTCATCGAATCCACTTATATGTTGGGAGGTAATCGCTGGGAAGTTTTGACTCAAGTTATTTTGCCTCATGTTTTGCCAGGAATTATTGACGCGTGTCGCATCAACTTAGCAGCAGCATGGCAACTTGTCATCGTCTCGGAACTTATTGCGGCAAATGAAGGTTTGGGGCGGCGAATCAGTGTAGCTGGTCGATTTTTGCGAACCGATGAAATCTTTGTTGGATTAATTGTCATCGGAATTATCGGATTGGCATTCGACTTGCTTTTTCAGTATTTATTACGAGTTTCGTGTAAATGGGCAAGTCAAAAACGCTAG
- a CDS encoding dTDP-4-dehydrorhamnose 3,5-epimerase family protein: protein MKFTKTKLKNTFIIDLEQQQDNRGFFAQTFCAREFAAHGLKPVVAQCNLAFNYKKGTLRGMHYQVAPVRVAQLVRCTQGAIYNIIIDMRPDSPTFLKHIGVELTAENHRALYIPAMCAHGYQTLVDNTGVVYQVSGFYSSHYERGLRYDDPTFNIVWPLPVSEISQKDLAWCLFQSFLLEVES from the coding sequence ATGAAATTTACAAAAACGAAACTCAAAAATACATTTATTATTGACTTAGAGCAGCAGCAAGACAATCGAGGTTTTTTTGCTCAAACCTTCTGTGCGCGCGAATTTGCAGCGCATGGTCTTAAACCAGTTGTTGCACAATGTAATTTAGCTTTCAACTATAAAAAAGGAACGCTGCGAGGAATGCACTATCAAGTTGCCCCAGTCCGCGTAGCACAGTTAGTTCGCTGTACTCAAGGCGCAATTTACAACATTATCATCGATATGCGTCCTGATTCTCCAACTTTTCTTAAACACATTGGTGTAGAACTAACCGCTGAAAATCATCGGGCTTTGTACATACCAGCAATGTGCGCGCACGGCTATCAAACGCTTGTTGATAATACTGGGGTAGTGTATCAGGTGAGTGGGTTTTATTCTTCACACTATGAGCGCGGTCTGCGCTATGATGACCCAACATTTAATATTGTTTGGCCGCTTCCTGTTAGTGAAATTTCACAAAAAGATTTGGCTTGGTGTTTATTTCAATCTTTTCTGCTAGAAGTTGAATCGTGA